The following coding sequences lie in one Arachis stenosperma cultivar V10309 chromosome 5, arast.V10309.gnm1.PFL2, whole genome shotgun sequence genomic window:
- the LOC130983175 gene encoding probable 3-hydroxyisobutyryl-CoA hydrolase 3 has protein sequence MVSQLLRSLRLYENDSSVKLVILKGNAKAFCSGGDVLATVTCSLTGHWTYPLIFYRKALTLNHLVATYKKLVVCLIDGVAMGGGATLSMNATFRIITENAIFAMPEVHIGHFPDAGASYFLSRLPGYFGEYLGLTGTRLKGAEMLACGLATHFIPSMRLQSLENALQAVTSSNVSTIATLIETFANKAYARKNSSFMRLEIINKCFSKETVEDIIHTLENELLENGTEKWITDALNSMRSASPISLKITLKLIRKSRIQNIEECLYRDYNIASHVIRGTVSYDLFEGSRAKLFDKDKKPKWEPSKLELVSEEMVDQCFKSVNHDEWERLQLPDRSNNSQSITSCKL, from the exons GGTAATGCGAAAGCTTTTTGTTCCGGCGGTGATGTATTAGCAACAGTAACATGTTCATTAACAG GACATTGGACCTATCCTCTAATATTCTATAGGAAAGCACTCACTCTAAATCACTTGGTAGCGACCTACAAAAAGCTCGTG GTGTGTCTGATTGATGGAGTGGCCATGGGAGGAGGAGCAACTCTGTCCATGAACGCAACTTTTAGGATTATCACTGAAAATGCT ATATTTGCTATGCCAGAGGTACATATAGGACATTTTCCGGATGCCGGTGCAAGTTACTTCCTTTCTAGGCTTCCTGGTTATTTCG GGGAATACTTGGGGTTAACTGGCACACGTTTGAAGGGAGCAGAAATGCTAGCATGTGGTTTAGCCACTCATTTCATCCCTTCAATG AGGCTACAATCTTTGGAAAATGCCCTGCAAGCTGTTACTTCTTCAAATGTATCAACTATTGCCACGTTAATAGAAACTTTTGCTAACAAAGCATATGCAAGAAAAAACAGCTCTTTTATGAG ATTGGAGATTATAAACAAATGTTTTTCCAAAGAAACTGTGGAAGATATAATCCATACTTTG GAAAATGAATTATTAGAAAATGGAACAGAAAAGTGGATAACAGATGCATTAAACTCAATGCGTTCAGCAAGTCCCATAAGTCTCAAAATAACTCTTAAATTA ATAAGAAAAAGTCGAATACAAAATATCGAAGAATGTCTTTATCGGGATTATAATATTGCCAGCCATGTCATTAGAGGAACCGTTAGTTATGATCTCTTTGAG GGTTCAAGAGCAAAGCTCTTTGACAAGGACAAGAAGCCCAAG TGGGAGCCTTCAAAGCTTGAGTTAGTTAGTGAAGAAATGGTGGATCAGTGCTTCAAAAGTGTCAACCATGATGAATGGGAGCGTCTGCAACTTCCAGATAGATCCAATAATTCCCAATCCATAACAAGCTGCAAATTATAG
- the LOC130981086 gene encoding secoisolariciresinol dehydrogenase-like yields FATYVHCDVTKEDDVENAVNIAISNYQKLDIIVNNAVAIDDAKPSILDNDVADFERVLSVNITGPFLGIKHAARVMIPAKKGSIVNIGSVSSSVGGVATHAYTSSKHGLIGLTKNAAAEFGKFGIRVNCLSPYSVANNAGIRGFFKLDEEGCLKVYSNLKGVHLMEEDVAQAALYLASDESKYISGHNPAIDGSFTTINPMFGLFSQS; encoded by the coding sequence TTCGCAACCTATGTACATTGTGATGTGACAAAAGAAGATGATGTTGAAAATGCAGTTAACATAGCAATATCAAACTATCAAAAACTAGACATAATTGTGAACAACGCTGTAGCAATAGATGATGCTAAGCCTAGCATTCTTGACAATGACGTGGCGGATTTCGAGCGCGTTCTTAGTGTCAACATTACAGGGCCTTTTTTGGGAATCAAGCATGCAGCTAGAGTGATGATCCCAGCCAAAAAGGGTAGTATTGTAAATATAGGGAGTGTAAGTTCAAGCGTTGGAGGAGTTGCAACTCATGCGTATACAAGTTCCAAACATGGCTTGATTGGACTCACAAAGAATGCAGCTGCTGAGTTTGGAAAATTCGGCATAAGAGTGAATTGCTTGTCACCTTACTCCGTTGCTAACAATGCTGGAATTAGAGGGTTCTTCAAACTTGATGAGGAAGGGTGCTTAAAGGTTTATTCAAATCTGAAAGGTGTTCATTTGATGGAAGAAGATGTAGCACAAGCTGCACTCTATTTGGCTAGTGATGAGTCCAAATACATCAGTGGTCATAATCCAGCTATTGATGGTAGTTTTACAACTATTAATCCAATGTTCGGTTTGTTTTCGCAATCCTAA